The following are from one region of the Candidatus Binatia bacterium genome:
- a CDS encoding choice-of-anchor P family protein: MKAKISLRASAAPLALLLAGLLLWPSVSAAQPANNTVFSGQATVVRSTILGITTVISDTGALPPGGGAKEASLLEANVPGLLTAEVLHASSVGQGQRSESEASVANLDLTVGGNNIAADFLMAVAAAQCGNNGKASISGSSEIVGLVINGQQIAVTGEPNQTILLPNGRVVINEQNGSESGRTGDITVNALHVVVDGLADVVIASAHADIACGKPVCPGGDFVTGGGWITGTPSGAKGTFAVAGGIKNGALWGHLSYIDHGRNGPRAKGTGVTAYVVTGPTSRHIEGSAEINGQPGTYVAEVADEGEPGRMDTFMLRLHDASGALVYSASGLLEGGNIQLHQPCK, from the coding sequence ATGAAAGCAAAGATTTCGCTGCGCGCGAGCGCAGCGCCGCTTGCCCTGCTGTTGGCCGGTCTGCTCCTCTGGCCCAGCGTAAGCGCCGCTCAGCCTGCCAATAATACGGTCTTCAGTGGTCAGGCTACGGTGGTACGATCAACTATTCTCGGAATTACGACGGTTATCTCAGACACCGGAGCTCTTCCACCGGGAGGGGGCGCTAAAGAAGCGTCTCTTCTCGAGGCTAATGTCCCTGGTTTGCTCACCGCTGAAGTCCTTCACGCTTCATCGGTGGGCCAGGGACAGCGGAGTGAGTCAGAAGCCTCCGTGGCGAACCTAGATCTAACGGTAGGAGGAAACAACATTGCTGCCGACTTCCTCATGGCAGTAGCGGCTGCCCAATGCGGCAACAACGGCAAGGCCTCTATCAGCGGCAGCTCCGAGATCGTCGGTCTGGTCATTAACGGACAGCAGATCGCTGTTACAGGGGAGCCGAACCAAACGATACTTTTGCCAAACGGCCGAGTCGTCATCAATGAGCAGAATGGTTCGGAGAGCGGCAGAACAGGCGATATTACCGTTAACGCGCTTCACGTCGTGGTCGATGGGCTTGCGGATGTCGTCATTGCCTCTGCTCATGCTGATATCGCTTGTGGCAAGCCGGTCTGTCCGGGCGGTGACTTCGTGACCGGAGGCGGATGGATCACTGGGACACCATCCGGCGCTAAAGGAACTTTTGCCGTCGCAGGTGGGATCAAGAACGGCGCCCTTTGGGGTCATCTGAGCTACATCGACCATGGCCGAAACGGTCCAAGGGCGAAGGGAACCGGTGTCACCGCGTACGTCGTCACTGGGCCAACGTCACGGCATATCGAGGGCAGCGCCGAGATTAATGGGCAGCCCGGGACCTATGTGGCCGAAGTAGCGGACGAGGGTGAACCCGGCCGCATGGATACGTTTATGCTTAGGTTGCACGATGCTTCGGGTGCATTAGTGTACAGCGCTTCAGGGCTGCTGGAGGGCGGAAACATCCAGCTCCATCAGCCGTGCAAGTAG
- a CDS encoding xanthine dehydrogenase family protein molybdopterin-binding subunit: MSKAENFSVVGKRVNRVEGFEKVTGESRYIADIVLPRMLFGKVLRSPYPHARILNIDIGKAERLPGVRVVATAEDTIKKPWGAFFADQYPLSVGKVRYVGEEVAAVAAVDRETAEEALDLIEIDWEELPAVFDAEEAMKPDAPRIHEDRESNVAMTIDVERGNVEKAFAESDVIVEDTFQSAPQWHCAIETIGSVADYSPAGKYTIYMNTQTLFNARYRIAAALGVRETDVRIIQSAVGGGFGGKSCDDNNAIVAAILSRKAGKPVKLINTREEEFLAGSRPRVFMKIYVKLGFKKDGKIRAKQTRVIADNGAYSAKAPAITGVAALRHDTCYKYSDVKTHAYLVYTNKIPTGAFRGFGNPSAEWAVEQAIDEAAHRLGIDPLEIARLNAAEPGYVSPHGNRVISCELKQCIDMTEKMMDWKKRRANKKPNTGLGLACTVHVSGKRHFGDYDGSSATIKINEDGKALILSGEGEAGQGCFTTMCAIAAEELGIPIEDVEISRADTDLTTFCLGAFASRLTYISGNAVRDAAANVKRQLFEQAAEMLEADKEDLVARDGKIFVKGAEQKALPVADVARARLFRNGGAPIVASGKFDADSVLQDSTRYGNESGAYNYGCQAVQVEVDRETGQVKILQYVAASDCGTVINPVGAEGQVEGSVAQGIGYALIEGLRFDEGRPLNPNFSDYRIPSMRDMPPLKHAFADSYEPTGPFGAKGLGELGMDPTAAVIGNAIFDAVGVRIKTLPITPEKVLKALKEKS, from the coding sequence ATGTCCAAAGCCGAAAACTTTTCCGTCGTCGGCAAGCGTGTTAATCGCGTCGAGGGTTTTGAGAAAGTAACCGGCGAGTCGCGCTACATCGCCGACATCGTTCTGCCCCGAATGTTGTTCGGCAAGGTTCTCCGAAGCCCCTACCCGCACGCGAGGATTCTCAACATCGACATCGGCAAGGCGGAAAGACTCCCGGGCGTGCGCGTCGTCGCAACCGCCGAGGACACGATCAAGAAACCCTGGGGTGCTTTCTTCGCCGACCAGTATCCGCTCTCCGTCGGCAAAGTGCGCTACGTCGGCGAAGAAGTCGCGGCGGTGGCCGCCGTCGATAGGGAAACGGCAGAAGAAGCGCTCGACCTGATCGAGATCGACTGGGAAGAGCTGCCCGCCGTATTCGACGCCGAAGAGGCAATGAAGCCGGACGCGCCGCGGATTCACGAGGACAGGGAAAGCAACGTCGCGATGACGATCGACGTCGAGCGCGGCAACGTCGAAAAGGCCTTCGCCGAGTCCGACGTGATCGTCGAGGACACGTTCCAGAGCGCGCCGCAGTGGCACTGCGCGATCGAGACCATCGGCAGCGTCGCCGACTACTCGCCTGCCGGAAAGTACACGATCTATATGAACACGCAGACGCTGTTCAACGCCCGCTACCGCATCGCCGCCGCGCTCGGCGTGCGCGAGACTGATGTGCGCATCATTCAGAGCGCGGTCGGCGGCGGCTTCGGCGGCAAATCGTGCGACGACAACAACGCGATCGTCGCCGCGATCCTTTCGCGCAAAGCCGGCAAGCCCGTCAAGCTCATCAACACGCGCGAAGAAGAGTTTCTCGCCGGCAGCCGCCCACGGGTGTTCATGAAGATCTACGTGAAGCTGGGCTTCAAGAAAGACGGTAAGATTCGGGCCAAGCAGACGCGCGTCATCGCCGACAACGGCGCCTACTCGGCGAAAGCTCCCGCAATTACGGGCGTCGCCGCGCTGCGCCACGACACCTGCTACAAATACTCGGACGTCAAAACGCATGCCTATCTCGTCTACACGAATAAGATCCCCACCGGCGCGTTCCGCGGCTTCGGCAATCCTTCGGCCGAGTGGGCCGTCGAACAGGCGATCGACGAGGCCGCGCACAGACTCGGTATCGATCCGCTCGAAATCGCGCGCCTCAACGCCGCCGAGCCTGGCTACGTCTCGCCGCACGGCAACCGCGTCATCAGTTGCGAGCTGAAACAGTGCATCGACATGACGGAAAAGATGATGGACTGGAAAAAAAGGCGCGCCAATAAAAAACCAAATACCGGTTTGGGCTTGGCGTGCACCGTCCATGTCAGCGGCAAACGCCATTTCGGCGACTACGACGGCAGCTCGGCAACGATCAAGATCAACGAGGACGGCAAAGCGCTCATCTTGAGCGGCGAGGGCGAAGCGGGCCAGGGCTGCTTTACGACCATGTGCGCGATCGCCGCAGAAGAGCTGGGCATCCCGATCGAAGACGTGGAAATCTCGCGCGCCGACACTGATCTCACGACATTCTGCCTCGGCGCCTTCGCCAGCCGGCTGACTTATATCAGCGGCAACGCCGTGCGCGACGCCGCCGCGAACGTTAAGCGGCAACTATTCGAGCAGGCGGCGGAGATGCTCGAAGCCGACAAGGAAGATCTCGTCGCTCGCGACGGAAAGATTTTCGTCAAGGGCGCGGAGCAGAAGGCTCTGCCCGTCGCCGACGTGGCGCGCGCCCGGCTTTTCCGCAACGGCGGCGCGCCTATCGTGGCATCGGGAAAGTTCGACGCCGATTCCGTGCTGCAGGATTCGACGCGCTACGGCAATGAATCGGGCGCTTATAATTACGGCTGCCAGGCGGTCCAGGTCGAAGTGGACCGCGAGACCGGACAGGTCAAGATTCTACAGTATGTCGCCGCGTCGGACTGCGGCACGGTGATCAATCCGGTTGGCGCCGAGGGACAGGTGGAAGGCTCGGTGGCGCAGGGCATCGGTTACGCGTTGATCGAGGGACTTCGCTTCGACGAAGGCCGTCCGCTCAATCCGAATTTCTCCGACTACCGGATTCCATCGATGCGCGACATGCCGCCGTTGAAGCATGCGTTCGCCGATTCGTACGAACCCACGGGGCCCTTCGGCGCCAAAGGTCTCGGCGAATTGGGCATGGACCCCACCGCGGCGGTGATCGGCAACGCGATCTTCGACGCCGTCGGCGTGCGCATCAAGACGCTGCCGATCACGCCGGAGAAGGTTTTAAAGGCGCTCAAAGAAAAAAGCTGA
- a CDS encoding LysM peptidoglycan-binding domain-containing protein, with translation MESEIVLRRLGTGIVAGGAAGILALFSLAGAQQPPTKSDQEQPAQLELRRTAKSREYQGKTVEGEDRVIRPRDTLWRILIQERGLSEKRFKRYVLLVGALNPNLKNPDVLQIGDTLFIPVQADEILGLKAAVEAAEKTAPAKVAAEPQPKDGYQVKPGDTLYKVLREQLGIDGLEALRRAAEQVKELNPGKKNWDILLVGETIRLPGGTARGSVAQPAVKTKVDEPMPVVGLDYGQKITVQENLDLLASVMKVLGQETTREGEEVVPLREGTVHIDRGSYPIVQNPKKGQRVVLDMQSKITAALQSKLAAAGPGLPVVSVKKGASLHEAVTGLLFKLGFQSLPSNQPVVIQDGGVALQVKGEWMVMPPDETGAMPQVLVVSLTDAPGQTPEYLRDYLSLKGMNLKEILLPSPSSMAPPAASAGGGKPAEARIENWPNDKTALVDTFLKDYGITFSSGGQFPVVLRDGIRIDAKVDRLFEYGGKKVALSFKPFGDELMTALQQSEAVRVVELDLAGTSSRDLIARLLAAVGESATYREQRFQANDRAAKDKLTLGVSGYYLPQRSLFLTDRQIPKELERFFGEKGLRVVRFQ, from the coding sequence ATGGAAAGTGAAATAGTCCTACGCCGTCTCGGAACGGGAATTGTCGCCGGCGGCGCCGCCGGTATTCTCGCGCTGTTTTCACTGGCCGGCGCCCAACAACCGCCTACGAAAAGCGATCAGGAGCAGCCGGCGCAGCTTGAGCTGCGCCGGACGGCCAAATCGCGCGAGTATCAGGGCAAGACCGTCGAGGGAGAAGATCGGGTGATCCGTCCGCGAGATACTCTGTGGCGGATCTTGATTCAGGAGAGAGGACTCTCGGAGAAGCGCTTCAAGCGCTACGTCCTGTTGGTCGGCGCGCTCAATCCCAATCTCAAGAACCCCGACGTGCTTCAAATCGGCGATACGCTCTTCATCCCGGTTCAAGCCGACGAGATCCTCGGCCTCAAGGCGGCCGTCGAAGCCGCGGAAAAAACCGCGCCCGCGAAGGTCGCCGCCGAACCTCAGCCGAAGGACGGATACCAGGTGAAGCCCGGCGACACGCTGTATAAGGTCCTCCGCGAGCAACTGGGCATCGATGGACTGGAGGCGCTCCGTCGCGCCGCCGAGCAAGTCAAAGAGCTCAATCCGGGGAAAAAAAATTGGGATATCCTTTTAGTTGGAGAAACGATTCGCCTGCCGGGCGGGACCGCGAGGGGGAGTGTCGCGCAGCCGGCCGTCAAAACCAAAGTGGATGAGCCGATGCCCGTCGTCGGTCTCGATTACGGACAAAAAATCACCGTCCAGGAGAATCTCGACCTTCTGGCATCGGTGATGAAGGTTTTGGGGCAGGAGACGACCCGCGAAGGCGAGGAGGTTGTGCCCTTGCGTGAAGGCACGGTTCATATCGATCGAGGTTCTTATCCGATCGTTCAGAATCCGAAAAAAGGACAGAGAGTGGTTCTGGACATGCAAAGTAAAATCACCGCGGCGCTGCAATCCAAGCTGGCGGCCGCCGGCCCCGGACTTCCCGTGGTGTCGGTAAAAAAAGGCGCGTCGCTCCACGAAGCGGTCACCGGCCTGTTGTTCAAGTTGGGTTTCCAGAGCTTGCCGTCGAATCAGCCGGTCGTCATTCAAGACGGCGGCGTCGCCCTGCAAGTGAAAGGGGAATGGATGGTGATGCCGCCGGACGAGACCGGCGCGATGCCTCAAGTGCTGGTGGTCAGCCTGACCGATGCTCCGGGACAGACTCCGGAATACCTTCGGGATTATCTCTCGCTCAAGGGAATGAACTTGAAAGAGATTCTTCTTCCCTCGCCGAGCTCCATGGCGCCGCCGGCGGCCTCGGCGGGCGGCGGCAAGCCGGCTGAGGCGCGGATCGAGAACTGGCCGAACGACAAGACCGCGCTGGTAGACACCTTTCTGAAGGACTACGGCATTACTTTTTCCAGCGGCGGCCAGTTCCCCGTCGTGCTCCGCGACGGAATTCGGATTGACGCGAAAGTGGACCGGTTGTTCGAGTACGGCGGCAAAAAGGTCGCGCTGTCCTTCAAACCTTTCGGCGACGAGCTGATGACGGCGCTGCAACAAAGCGAAGCCGTGAGAGTCGTCGAGCTGGATCTCGCGGGCACTTCGTCGCGAGATCTGATCGCGCGCCTGCTCGCGGCCGTGGGAGAATCGGCCACCTATCGTGAGCAGCGCTTCCAGGCGAACGACCGTGCGGCCAAAGACAAATTGACGCTGGGCGTTTCCGGCTACTACCTGCCCCAGCGTTCTCTGTTTCTCACCGATCGGCAGATTCCCAAGGAGCTCGAGCGTTTCTTCGGCGAGAAGGGCCTACGCGTGGTGCGGTTCCAGTAA
- a CDS encoding UbiD family decarboxylase produces MDFAKPHNDLRELIAALEAHDKLVRVRREINKDTELHPLVRWQFRGLKEEQRKAFLFENVVDSKNRKYESPVLVGGLAASSAIYCLGLKCNPEEVADRWIHAMDHTIEPEIVPYGPVMEEIHAGKDLLSRGGFHEFPIPISTPGFDNGPYITAGHWITKDPETGRRNVGNYRGLIKGAGWSGLMSGTPQDLSRHWEKCRQRGIPLEVAVAVGTVPAVSFTATQKVPPTMDELALAGGLIGEPIKLVKCQTVDLEVPATAEIVFEGIIPTNCLEEEGPFGESMGYVDPRTLSNVFELTGVMHRKNPVWVSIISQVTPSESSKIKAMGMATLILRSLKQKGFSSVLEVSLMEPLVNLRPYVVLRMKKRDDQDPWKAMDALLDYGDRVGKLVIAVDEDINPHDPVAVTWAITHRSQPHKDIKVVRDRPFGATPIGMVAKHPSSRYDNSESSLLIDATRKADYPPISLPKKEYMERARKIWEELGLPKLEPQEPWHGYFLGLWPEALDEEAAMAAAGDSDKVGEKLRATRVPVGEGETLGSMRSKWGKTHAGRSE; encoded by the coding sequence ATGGATTTTGCAAAACCTCACAACGATCTGCGCGAGTTAATCGCCGCCCTCGAAGCCCACGACAAGCTGGTCCGCGTTCGACGAGAGATCAACAAGGACACCGAGCTGCACCCTTTGGTGCGCTGGCAGTTCCGCGGTTTGAAAGAAGAGCAACGCAAGGCGTTCCTCTTCGAGAACGTCGTCGATTCCAAGAATCGAAAGTATGAAAGCCCGGTGCTGGTCGGCGGCCTCGCCGCCTCATCGGCGATTTATTGCCTGGGCTTGAAGTGCAATCCGGAGGAAGTCGCCGACCGTTGGATCCACGCGATGGATCATACGATCGAGCCGGAGATCGTGCCGTACGGCCCGGTCATGGAGGAGATCCACGCCGGCAAGGATCTTTTGAGCCGCGGCGGCTTCCACGAATTTCCCATTCCGATCTCGACTCCCGGCTTCGACAACGGCCCTTACATCACGGCGGGCCACTGGATCACCAAAGATCCGGAGACCGGCCGGCGCAACGTCGGCAACTATCGCGGCCTCATCAAGGGCGCGGGATGGAGCGGACTCATGTCCGGCACGCCGCAAGACCTCTCGCGCCACTGGGAAAAGTGCCGGCAGAGGGGAATTCCGCTCGAAGTCGCGGTCGCCGTCGGCACGGTGCCCGCGGTCTCGTTCACCGCGACGCAAAAAGTTCCGCCGACGATGGACGAGCTGGCGCTCGCGGGCGGGCTCATCGGCGAGCCGATCAAGCTGGTCAAATGCCAAACCGTCGATCTCGAAGTCCCGGCGACGGCCGAGATCGTTTTCGAAGGAATCATCCCGACGAACTGTCTCGAAGAGGAAGGTCCGTTCGGCGAGTCGATGGGCTACGTCGATCCGCGAACTCTGAGCAACGTCTTCGAGCTGACCGGCGTCATGCACAGAAAAAATCCCGTCTGGGTTTCGATCATCAGCCAGGTGACGCCGAGCGAAAGCTCGAAGATCAAGGCGATGGGGATGGCGACGCTGATCCTCCGCTCTCTCAAGCAAAAGGGCTTTTCCAGCGTGCTCGAAGTTTCACTCATGGAGCCGCTGGTGAACCTGCGCCCCTACGTCGTGCTGCGCATGAAGAAACGCGACGATCAGGATCCGTGGAAGGCGATGGACGCGCTGCTCGATTACGGCGACCGCGTGGGCAAGCTCGTGATCGCCGTCGATGAGGACATCAACCCGCACGATCCGGTCGCGGTCACGTGGGCGATCACGCACCGCTCGCAGCCGCACAAAGACATCAAAGTCGTCCGCGACCGACCGTTCGGGGCCACACCCATTGGAATGGTCGCCAAGCATCCGTCGAGCCGCTACGACAACTCGGAGTCTTCCCTGCTGATCGATGCCACGCGCAAAGCCGACTATCCGCCCATCTCGCTGCCGAAAAAAGAATATATGGAGCGGGCGCGGAAAATTTGGGAGGAGCTCGGGCTCCCCAAGCTGGAGCCGCAGGAGCCGTGGCACGGATATTTTCTCGGCTTGTGGCCCGAGGCGCTGGACGAGGAGGCTGCGATGGCCGCGGCCGGCGACTCCGACAAAGTCGGGGAAAAGCTCCGCGCAACCAGAGTTCCCGTCGGCGAGGGCGAGACGCTCGGCTCGATGCGGTCGAAATGGGGCAAGACGCACGCGGGCAGGTCGGAGTGA
- a CDS encoding response regulator transcription factor, producing the protein MKPLRVLLLEPDLWRYYGIRHILRSDPEIDLLGEMEYNKILPLRRSPEHLKPEVVMLSYILLMDFKLPLLFRMRELFPRAHIFVHGYEERIDRIAAVFAAGAKGYFPLSSPSKDLLDALKLVGKGLIWGPPDAVASMIQQARRQRRMKLRGSEDELLTPYELTILKLLQKGMSNKEIAKEFGIAEVTVKSHLSKLYKKFNVCTRLQLLSYAISRNFIAPQKIRNKMAS; encoded by the coding sequence ATGAAGCCTTTGCGCGTATTACTCCTTGAGCCCGATCTGTGGCGATACTATGGGATTCGTCATATCCTTCGCTCTGACCCTGAAATCGACCTCCTCGGCGAGATGGAGTATAACAAGATCCTGCCGCTGAGAAGATCTCCGGAACATTTGAAACCGGAGGTGGTGATGCTTTCCTATATCCTGCTGATGGATTTTAAATTACCGCTCCTTTTCAGGATGCGAGAACTCTTTCCTCGGGCTCACATTTTTGTTCACGGATACGAAGAAAGAATTGACAGGATCGCGGCGGTTTTTGCTGCGGGCGCCAAGGGTTATTTCCCACTGTCCTCTCCGTCCAAGGATCTCCTGGATGCTCTAAAGCTCGTTGGCAAAGGGCTGATATGGGGGCCGCCGGACGCAGTGGCCTCAATGATCCAGCAGGCCAGAAGGCAAAGAAGGATGAAACTTCGGGGCAGTGAAGATGAACTGCTCACACCGTATGAGCTGACGATTTTGAAACTTCTCCAGAAAGGGATGAGCAATAAAGAAATAGCCAAAGAATTCGGTATTGCGGAGGTAACCGTCAAATCCCATCTGTCCAAGCTCTACAAGAAATTCAATGTCTGCACACGCCTGCAATTGCTCTCCTATGCGATCAGTCGCAACTTCATCGCCCCGCAGAAGATCAGGAACAAAATGGCTTCTTGA
- the cysS gene encoding cysteine--tRNA ligase produces the protein MGLQIYNTLSAKKEPFVPLKEGEVRIYVCGVTVYDSSHVGHARSLLTFDVVYRYFKFLGFRVHFVRNFTDVDDKIIQRAQQENTTAEAVASRYVAEFQEDARTLGLLPPTEEPKATEHIKDIIDLIDRLEEKRLAYRVDGDVYYDVGRFPGYGKLSRKKIDELEAGARVEIDPRKRSPMDFALWKASKPGEPSWESPWGKGRPGWHIECSAMSTKYLGQPFDLHGGGRDLIFPHHENEIAQSEAAYDLPLARAWMHNGFLNINQEKMSKSLGNILPIREVLSRHDASALRHYMLSSHYRSPMDFSEQGLEEAGKGLERIYETIDRFEQSGASGGSAPDAEFLQEFRREMDDDFNTPRAVALLFDEVRSLNRLMDEGKAAELGSRVAALKNVGEALGLLQDSPQAFFNRKKERWLRQSGVAPRDIEELIRRREQARKQKQWQEADRIRAELQERGIIIEDTSGGTLWKVK, from the coding sequence ATGGGGCTGCAGATTTACAACACCCTTTCAGCAAAAAAAGAGCCTTTTGTCCCTCTCAAAGAAGGGGAAGTTCGCATCTATGTTTGCGGCGTGACGGTTTACGACTCCTCTCACGTCGGCCACGCCCGCTCCTTACTGACGTTCGACGTCGTCTATCGCTACTTCAAGTTCCTCGGCTTTCGTGTCCACTTCGTGCGCAACTTCACCGATGTCGACGACAAGATCATCCAACGCGCACAACAAGAAAACACGACGGCGGAGGCGGTCGCCAGCCGGTACGTCGCCGAGTTCCAGGAAGACGCTCGGACGCTGGGACTCTTGCCGCCGACCGAAGAGCCAAAGGCCACGGAGCACATTAAGGATATCATCGATTTAATCGATCGCCTCGAAGAAAAGCGCTTGGCTTACCGCGTCGACGGAGACGTTTATTACGATGTCGGTCGCTTCCCGGGCTACGGCAAACTCTCGCGCAAAAAGATCGACGAGCTGGAGGCGGGCGCGCGGGTGGAAATCGATCCGCGCAAAAGATCGCCGATGGATTTCGCGCTGTGGAAGGCGAGCAAGCCCGGCGAGCCTTCGTGGGAGAGCCCGTGGGGAAAGGGCCGGCCGGGCTGGCACATCGAGTGCTCGGCGATGAGCACGAAATATCTCGGCCAGCCTTTCGACCTTCACGGCGGCGGCCGGGATTTGATTTTTCCCCATCACGAGAACGAGATCGCCCAGTCCGAGGCCGCGTATGACCTGCCGCTCGCGCGCGCCTGGATGCACAACGGCTTTCTCAACATCAACCAGGAAAAGATGTCCAAGTCGCTGGGAAACATCCTGCCGATTCGCGAAGTCCTCAGCCGCCACGACGCGTCCGCGCTGCGCCACTACATGCTGTCCAGCCATTACCGCAGCCCGATGGATTTTTCCGAGCAAGGATTGGAAGAGGCGGGGAAGGGGCTTGAGCGAATTTACGAGACGATCGACCGCTTCGAGCAATCGGGCGCTTCCGGCGGATCGGCGCCCGACGCGGAGTTTTTGCAAGAGTTCCGCCGCGAGATGGATGACGACTTTAACACTCCTAGGGCCGTCGCTCTTCTCTTTGACGAAGTCCGCTCGCTGAACCGGCTGATGGACGAAGGCAAGGCCGCGGAGCTGGGGTCCCGGGTCGCCGCTTTGAAAAATGTCGGCGAGGCGTTGGGATTGCTGCAGGATTCCCCGCAAGCTTTTTTCAACCGAAAGAAAGAGCGCTGGTTACGGCAGAGCGGCGTCGCGCCACGGGACATTGAAGAGCTGATACGGCGGAGAGAACAGGCTCGCAAGCAGAAACAATGGCAGGAAGCGGATCGGATACGCGCCGAGCTTCAAGAGAGAGGTATCATTATCGAAGACACCTCCGGAGGTACCTTATGGAAAGTGAAATAG
- a CDS encoding xanthine dehydrogenase family protein subunit M, giving the protein MVKFDYIEPASVQDACALLNKHGEDARVIAGGTALLIFMRMRILNPRVVVSLAKIPDFDAIGFDPKNGLTIVAGARHRDIEVHPAVREHYPLLHETFGKVAQPRIRNMATLGGNLCQGDPLTDPGASLLALDAEAVLVSFKGKRTVPLSEFFVDYYQTAIEPGEILTEVRVPPPVSGLRWSHIKFLPRSQEDFATVGVALTLQVSNGRCDDLRLALNSVAPTIFRAKRAEEILRKQKISDKLISELAEIAASETDPIDDNRGSAEYKREMVKVLVRRAADQALHR; this is encoded by the coding sequence ATGGTTAAGTTCGACTACATCGAACCGGCAAGCGTTCAAGACGCTTGTGCGCTCCTGAATAAGCACGGCGAGGACGCGCGCGTCATCGCCGGCGGCACGGCTCTCTTGATCTTCATGCGCATGCGGATATTGAACCCGCGCGTCGTCGTCAGTCTGGCTAAAATTCCGGACTTCGACGCCATCGGCTTCGATCCCAAGAACGGCCTGACGATCGTCGCCGGCGCGCGCCATCGCGACATCGAGGTTCATCCTGCCGTTCGCGAGCATTATCCCCTTCTGCACGAAACCTTTGGCAAAGTCGCCCAGCCGCGCATCCGTAACATGGCGACTCTCGGCGGCAATCTCTGCCAGGGCGATCCGCTGACCGATCCGGGCGCGAGCCTTCTCGCTCTCGACGCTGAAGCTGTGCTCGTTTCTTTCAAGGGCAAGAGAACCGTTCCGCTCTCGGAATTTTTCGTCGATTACTATCAGACTGCCATCGAACCCGGCGAGATACTTACAGAAGTGCGCGTTCCTCCGCCCGTGAGCGGTCTCCGCTGGTCGCACATCAAGTTCCTGCCGCGCAGCCAGGAAGATTTTGCCACGGTCGGAGTCGCGCTTACCCTGCAGGTTAGCAACGGACGGTGCGACGACTTACGCCTGGCTCTGAACTCCGTCGCGCCGACGATCTTCCGGGCCAAGCGGGCTGAAGAGATTCTGCGCAAGCAAAAAATCAGCGACAAGCTGATTTCTGAATTGGCCGAGATCGCAGCGAGCGAGACAGATCCCATCGACGACAACCGCGGCTCCGCCGAATACAAACGCGAGATGGTCAAGGTGCTGGTGCGGCGGGCGGCAGACCAGGCATTACACCGTTAG
- a CDS encoding (2Fe-2S)-binding protein, producing the protein MKRRVSLNVNGESYDLEIEPNRLLLHALREDIELTGTKEGCSIGVCGACSVIVDGRLVSSCLTLAVACQGKEITTIEGLAKDGELHPLQQAFVEYGGLQCGICTPGQIIAAKALLDENPRPTEEQVKEWMAGNLCRCTGYYKILESVMAVVEGKVTVERAKREQRQAKIQSLGVYKSTAPSLLPSPSGRGLGEGKTER; encoded by the coding sequence ATGAAACGACGCGTCTCGCTGAACGTCAACGGAGAAAGTTATGATTTGGAGATCGAGCCCAACCGCCTGCTCTTGCACGCGCTGCGCGAAGACATCGAGCTTACGGGAACCAAAGAAGGCTGCAGCATCGGGGTCTGCGGCGCGTGCAGCGTGATCGTGGACGGCAGGCTCGTCAGCTCCTGCCTCACGCTCGCGGTCGCCTGCCAGGGAAAAGAGATCACAACCATAGAAGGATTGGCTAAAGACGGAGAGCTTCATCCTCTCCAGCAAGCGTTCGTCGAATACGGCGGGCTCCAGTGCGGCATCTGCACGCCGGGCCAGATCATCGCCGCCAAAGCTCTGCTGGACGAGAACCCACGACCGACGGAAGAACAAGTCAAGGAGTGGATGGCCGGCAATCTCTGCCGCTGCACCGGCTACTATAAGATTCTTGAGTCGGTGATGGCCGTGGTCGAGGGAAAAGTTACCGTCGAAAGGGCGAAACGAGAACAGAGACAAGCAAAGATCCAAAGCCTCGGTGTGTACAAGAGCACTGCGCCCTCACTCTTGCCCTCTCCCTCGGGGAGAGGGTTGGGTGAGGGAAAAACGGAAAGGTAA